One region of Mangifera indica cultivar Alphonso chromosome 3, CATAS_Mindica_2.1, whole genome shotgun sequence genomic DNA includes:
- the LOC123211489 gene encoding homeobox-leucine zipper protein GLABRA 2-like translates to MGLDMSNNPPTSRTKDFFASPALSLSLAGIFRDADATAAANTDQVEEGDEGSGGGGSRREETVEISSENSGPARSRSDDEFDGGEPDEDDDGDKNKKKKRKKYHRHTAEQIREMEALFKESPHPDEKQRQQLSKQLGLAPRQVKFWFQNRRTQIKAIQERHENSLLKGEMEKLREENKAMREAINKACCPNCGTPTTSRDTAATTEEQHLRIENAKLKAEIEKLRAAVGKSPPGGTSTSSCSAGNDQENRSSLDFYTGIFGLDKSRIMELVNQGIEELKKMASASEPLWIRSVETGREILNYDEYIKEFCVENPSDGKPKRSIEASRETGVVFVDLPRLVQSFMDVNQWKAMFPGLISKAATVDVICNGEGPNRDGAVQLMFAELQMLTPMVPTREVYFVRFCKQISAEQWAIVDVSVDKVEENIDASLVKCRKRPSGCIIEDKSNGHCKVIWVEHLECQKAPLHTMYRTIVNSGLAFGARHWMTTLRLQCERLVFFMATNVPTKDSTGVATLAGRKSILKLAQRMTWSFCRAIGASSYHTWKKVSGKAGEDIRFSSRKNLNDPGEPLGVILCVVSSVWLPVSPHLLFDFLRDEARRNEWDIMSSGGPAQAIANLAKGQDRGNAVTIQAMTTKENSLWVLQDSCTNAYESMVVYAPVDITGMQSVITGCDSSNIAVLPSGFSILPDGLETRPLVITSRQEEKSTEGGSLLTIAFQIQTNSSPTAKLTMESVESASTLISCTLRNIKTSLQCEDA, encoded by the exons ATGGGATTGGACATGTCTAACAACCCACCCACATCTCGTACCAAAGACTTCTTCGCTTCTCCTGCTCTTTCTCTTAGTCTC gcTGGCATATTTCGTGATGCGGATGCCACCGCAGCTGCTAATACAGACCAGGTAGAGGAAGGAGATGAAGGAAGTGGAGGCGGAGGATCTAGAAGAGAAGAGACGGTGGAGATTAGTAGCGAAAACTCAGGCCCGGCGAGATCAAGATCAGACGACGAGTTTGACGGAGGCGAACCCGACGAAGATGACGATGGAgacaagaacaagaagaagaaaagaaaaaagtatcaTCGTCACACTGCAGAACAAATCAGAGAAATGGAAGC GCTGTTCAAGGAGTCTCCACATCCTGATGAGAAGCAAAGGCAGCAACTGAGCAAACAATTAGGCCTTGCTCCGAGACAAGTCAAGTTTTGGTTCCAAAATCGTCGAACCCAGATCAaa GCTATACAAGAACGCCATGAAAATTCATTGCTCAAAGGTGAAATGGAGAAGCTCCGAGAGGAGAACAAAGCCATGAGAGAAGCCATTAACAAAGCTTGTTGCCCCAACTGCGGCACTCCCACCACTAGCAGGGACACTGCCGCGACCACTGAAGAGCAACACCTACGTATAGAAAATGCTAAACTTAAAGCCGAG ATCGAAAAATTAAGAGCTGCTGTGGGGAAATCTCCACCAGGGGGGACATCAACAAGCTCGTGCTCGGCTGGAAATGACCAAGAAAACAGGAGCTCTTTGGATTTTTACACTGGAATTTTTGGACTTGATAAGTCAAGAATTATGGAGCTGGTTAATCAAGGAATAGAAGAGTTGAAAAAAATGGCTTCGGCCAGTGAGCCACTTTGGATTCGAAGTGTTGAGACTGGCCGTGAAATCCTCAACTATGATGAGTATATCAAAGAGTTTTGTGTTGAAAATCCGAGCGACGGCAAGCCGAAAAGATCCATTGAAGCCTCCAGAGAGACTGGCGTCGTTTTTGTTGATCTTCCCAGGCTTGTGCAAAGTTTCATGGATGTG AATCAGTGGAAGGCAATGTTCCCAGGCTTAATCTCAAAGGCAGCCACTGTTGATGTCATCTGCAATGGTGAAGGTCCTAACAGAGATGGCGCAGTGCAGTTG ATGTTTGCAGAGCTGCAAATGCTTACACCAATGGTGCCAACCAGAGAAGTTTATTTTGTCAGATTCTGCAAGCAAATAAGTGCTGAACAGTGGGCAATTGTTGATGTCTCCGTTGACAAAGTTGAAGAAAACATTGATGCATCTCTAGTTAAATGCAGAAAACGACCATCTGGTTGCATCATTGAAGATAAATCAAACGGCCACTGCAAG GTGATATGGGTGGAACATCTAGAGTGCCAGAAAGCTCCACTTCACACCATGTATAGGACAATTGTTAACAGTGGTTTAGCCTTTGGTGCAAGGCATTGGATGACAACCTTGAGGCTTCAGTGTGAAAGGCTTGTTTTCTTCATGGCAACTAACGTCCCTACGAAGGATTCAACTG GTGTGGCAACACTGGCTGGGAGGAAGAGCATTTTGAAGTTGGCTCAGAGAATGACTTGGAGTTTTTGTCGTGCCATTGGAGCATCGAGCTACCATACTTGGAAAAAGGTCTCAGGCAAAGCAGGAGAAGACATAAGGTTTTCTTCCAGGAAGAACTTGAATGATCCTGGAGAACCTCTTGGAGTGATCTTGTGCGTGGTTTCTTCTGTTTGGTTGCCTGTCTCTCCTCATCTTCTGTTCGATTTCTTAAGAGATGAAGCTCGTAGGAATGAG TGGGATATCATGTCAAGTGGAGGTCCTGCACAAGCCATTGCAAACTTGGCCAAAGGGCAAGATCGCGGCAATGCAGTAACAATACAG GCAATGACAACAAAAGAGAACAGTTTGTGGGTACTCCAAGATAGCTGCACAAATGCATATGAATCAATGGTGGTTTATGCTCCTGTGGACATTACCGGTATGCAGTCAGTCATTACCGGATGTGACTCCAGCAACATTGCTGTATTGCCTTCTGGATTCTCTATTCTTCCTGATGGACTTGAGACAAGGCCTCTAGTGATAACTTCAAGGCAAGAGGAGAAGAGCACAGAAGGAGGATCTTTACTCACAATAGCATTCCAAATCCAGACAAATAGCTCTCCTACAGCCAAGCTAACAATGGAGTCCGTGGAGTCTGCTAGCACACTTATATCATGCACATTGAGAAATATCAAGACAAGCTTGCAATGTGAAGATGCATGA